A portion of the Salmo trutta chromosome 1, fSalTru1.1, whole genome shotgun sequence genome contains these proteins:
- the LOC115205970 gene encoding uncharacterized protein LOC115205970 isoform X2: MEKGPNMALVFSLSTLMFLLITGMETSKSLNQRSELKQVIQVESGKDAVLDCSVKFSEESPGNVNIEQVVLWRLDQNGRHKGEPVFTYNQQSSKPRMSLSPKYQLSMPPANEKDKVVSLLVKETQPEEEGPYECVVNTDSGNTNCSFMLKFTENAANQKEIPKNSYMNVAAVFVVVGSLAIGLLLLKLFQARRLRQHEPMIQEASVVPEEPGDTAVPAGHDSSTRTGLFP; the protein is encoded by the exons GAGAAAGGCCCTAACATGGCATTGGTCTTCAGCTTGTCCACTCTCATGTTTCTCCTCATCACTGGGATGGAGACATCCAAAA GTCTAAACCAGCGCTCAGAGTTGAAGCAGGTCATCCAGGTGGAATCTGGGAAGGATGCAGTCCTAGACTGCTCTGTGAAGTTCAGTGAGGAATCCCCTGGTAATGTAAACATAGAGCAGGTCGTGTTGTGGAGGCTGGACCAGAATGGTCGTCACAAAGGTGAACCTGTGTTCACATACAATCAACAATCCTCTAAACCCAGGATGTCGCTGAGCCCAAAATATCAGCTTTCCATGCCACCTGCCAATGAGAAAGACAAAGTTGTGTCCCTGTTGGTTAAAGAAACCCAGCCTGAAGAAGAGGGTCCGTATGAGTGTGTGGTGAACACTGACAGTGGAAACACAAATTGTAGCTTCATGCTGAAGTTCACAG AAAATGCTGCGAATCAAAAGGAAATTCCAAAGAACAGTTACATGAATGTGGCTGCTGTATTTGTGGTAGTAGGCTCTCTTGCCATTGGACTGCTGCTTCTCAAGCTGTTTCAAGCCAGAAGACTCAGACAAC ATGAACCCATGATACAAGAGGCCTCTGTTGTGCCAGAAG AGCCTGGGGATACAGCAGTCCCAGCAGGGCACGACTCCAGCACCAGGACAGGACTGTTTCCGTAG